The DNA sequence CGAACGGGATCGACGCGGTGATGAAGGCCCACCAGCTCGACGCCATCCTGTTTCCGGGCGCGAGCGGCGCCAGCATCGCGGCGCGCCCGGGCTACCCGAGCGTCATGGTGCCCTTCGCCACCGTGCCGAACACCCCGACCCCGCCGTTTCCGGACGGGTTCGCGGCCCGGCCCGCGCCCTTCGGGATCACGTTCACCGGCACCGCCTGCAGCGAGCCTCGGCTGATCGAGCTGGGCTACGCGTTCGAGCAGGCCACGAGGCGCCGGGTGCCGCCGCCGTCCACGCCGTAGGCCGCGCGGCCCGCCGCGCGCGGCTCAGCGGCGTGAGCTGAGATAGGCGGCCAGCGCCTGCGCCTCGCGATCGCTCAGGGCGATCCGGCTAACGCCGAGACGAGGAGCATGCCCAACATCGCCGCGCGATGCCGCGAAACATGGACTTGCCCGAGGAACTGCAACGGCGATGCGGTGCGACGCGCGCCGGAAACTCGGTAGCTTGCTCGGGGGCGCTCGTGAACATCGGGGCGAGCCCGCCTCGCTGAGGCGCGCGTGCCCCGGCGAGTCGCTTGGGGCGCCCGCGTTCGGTCAGCGGCTCTCGGCCGGCGCGGGCTGCCGACGGCGACCACTGCGCAGCCGCGCGCTCAGACCTTCGAGCGCCACGTAGAAGACCGGCACGAACGGGATCGCGAGCAGCGTCGACGCCATCATCCCGCCGAACACCACCGTGCCGATGGCCTGCTGACTGGCCGCGCCCGCCCCGGTGGCCACCATCAACGGCACCACCCCCAGGATGAAGGCGAACGAGGTCATCACGATCGGCCGGAACCGGCGCCGGGTGGCTTCGACCGCGGCCTCGGTGACGGAGAGGCCCTCCCGGTGCAGGTCGCGGGCGAATTCCACGATCAGGATGGCGTTCTTGCTCGCGAGCGCGATCATCAGCACCAGGCCGACCTGGGTGTACAGGTTGTTGTCGTAGCCGCGGCTCATCTGCGCCAGGAGGACGCCGACGAGGGCCATGGGCACGACCAGGACCACCGCGGCGGGAGACGTCCAGCTCTCGTAGAGCGCAGCCAGCACCAGGTAGACCAGAGCGATGGAGAGCGCGTAGATGAAGTACGCCTGATGGCCCACCCGCTTCTCCTGGTAGCTCGTCGAGGTCCAGTCGTACGCCATGCCCTCCGGCAGCGTCTCCGCGGCCAGCTGCTCCATGAGGGTGAGGGCCTGGCCGGAGCTGAAGCCCGGAGCGGCGGCGCCGAAGATCGACGCCGCGGGATAGAGGTTGTAGCGGGTGAGCAGCTCGGTCCCCTGCACCTGGCGGATCTGGATGAGGGCATTCAGCGGGACCATCTCCCCGTTCTGGTTGCGGACGTAGAGATGCCGCATGTCTCCGGCCTGGAGGCGGTAGGCATTGTCGGCCTGGATGTAGACCTGGAACACCTGGTTGAACTTGTTGAAGAGGTTGACGAACGAGGAGCCGAGGTACGCCTGCAGGGTTTCGAAGATGCTCGACGGCAGCACCTGCATGGACTCCGCCTTGGTCCGGTCGATGTTCAGGTAGACCTGCGGGCTGCGGGCGCTGAACGTGCTGGCGAGGCCGCGGAGGCTCGGGTTGGCGTTGCCCTTC is a window from the Candidatus Methylomirabilota bacterium genome containing:
- a CDS encoding efflux RND transporter permease subunit, yielding KGNANPSLRGLASTFSARSPQVYLNIDRTKAESMQVLPSSIFETLQAYLGSSFVNLFNKFNQVFQVYIQADNAYRLQAGDMRHLYVRNQNGEMVPLNALIQIRQVQGTELLTRYNLYPAASIFGAAAPGFSSGQALTLMEQLAAETLPEGMAYDWTSTSYQEKRVGHQAYFIYALSIALVYLVLAALYESWTSPAAVVLVVPMALVGVLLAQMSRGYDNNLYTQVGLVLMIALASKNAILIVEFARDLHREGLSVTEAAVEATRRRFRPIVMTSFAFILGVVPLMVATGAGAASQQAIGTVVFGGMMASTLLAIPFVPVFYVALEGLSARLRSGRRRQPAPAESR